Proteins from one Bradyrhizobium amphicarpaeae genomic window:
- a CDS encoding efflux RND transporter periplasmic adaptor subunit: MAGPDGSERLVKKHELVQPRHYAIAGLLVASFALTGCGQPTSQAAAPPPPPVTVAQPVKRTVTDWDEFTGRFEAVEEVQVRPRVGGFVNSVEFQDGAIVHQGDLLYVIDPRPFEAVAEQAEGQLSDARAKVELAKRELDRGLSLVQTSAVSEQVVDQRRQALQAAHAAEVQAEGALKAARLNIEFTHVTAPLTGRVSRHLVSPGNLVQGSDNGSSTLLTSIVTLDPIYVYFDMDEATFIKYSKLWFEGRRPSSRDTANPVQVTLAGETKPSHEGTINFLDNRLDVSTGTLRSRAVVKNTDLSILPGQFGRVRLIGSAPYEALLIPDVAVATDQSRKIVFVVKPDDTVEARPVVLGPLDDGLRVIREGLKAEDRVIVNGIQRARVGAKVAPQTAQAPAGGKS; this comes from the coding sequence ATGGCTGGACCGGATGGAAGCGAGCGACTTGTCAAAAAGCACGAACTCGTTCAGCCGCGGCATTACGCAATAGCGGGTCTCCTCGTCGCTTCGTTCGCGCTCACCGGTTGCGGGCAGCCCACCTCGCAAGCAGCCGCCCCGCCGCCGCCGCCCGTGACGGTCGCCCAGCCGGTCAAGCGCACCGTCACCGATTGGGACGAGTTCACCGGCCGCTTCGAGGCGGTCGAGGAGGTGCAGGTGCGCCCGCGCGTCGGCGGTTTCGTCAACTCGGTCGAATTCCAGGACGGCGCCATCGTGCATCAGGGCGATCTGCTCTACGTGATCGACCCGCGTCCGTTCGAGGCGGTGGCAGAGCAGGCGGAGGGCCAGCTGTCGGATGCCCGCGCCAAGGTGGAGCTGGCCAAGCGCGAGCTCGACCGCGGCCTTAGCCTGGTGCAGACCAGCGCGGTCTCCGAGCAGGTCGTCGACCAGCGTCGTCAAGCCCTGCAAGCTGCGCATGCCGCGGAGGTGCAGGCGGAAGGCGCGCTGAAAGCCGCCAGACTGAACATCGAATTCACCCATGTGACGGCACCGTTGACCGGCCGCGTCAGCCGCCATCTCGTCAGCCCCGGCAATCTCGTGCAGGGCAGCGACAATGGCTCTTCGACCCTCCTGACTTCGATCGTCACGCTCGACCCGATCTACGTCTATTTCGACATGGATGAGGCGACCTTCATCAAATACAGCAAGCTGTGGTTCGAAGGCCGGCGCCCGAGCTCGCGCGACACGGCCAATCCGGTGCAGGTGACGCTGGCCGGCGAAACCAAGCCGTCGCATGAAGGCACCATCAACTTCCTCGATAACCGGCTCGACGTTTCGACCGGCACGTTGCGCAGCCGCGCCGTGGTCAAGAACACGGATCTGTCGATCCTGCCCGGCCAGTTCGGCCGTGTCAGGCTGATCGGCAGCGCGCCTTATGAGGCGCTGCTGATTCCGGACGTCGCCGTTGCAACCGATCAGTCCCGCAAGATCGTGTTCGTGGTCAAGCCCGACGACACCGTCGAGGCGCGCCCCGTGGTGCTCGGGCCGCTGGATGACGGTCTGCGCGTGATCCGCGAAGGATTGAAGGCCGAGGACCGCGTCATCGTCAACGGCATCCAGCGCGCCCGTGTCGGCGCCAAGGTCGCGCCGCAGACGGCGCAAGCCCCAGCCGGTGGCAAGTCATGA
- a CDS encoding iron-containing alcohol dehydrogenase → MHQGRVVFGAIEEVVFGHPATEAIVAQMDRLGTHRAFLMVSGTLNRQTDEIEKIKQALGSRCAGLFDAMPAHTPREAVIAATNAAREAGADLIVTVGGGSITDGAKAVQLCLANGITDVDGIERIRVHKGTAPEMNAPTVRQVSVPTTIAGGEFSAIAGVTDRTAHMKQMLRHPLAVPRATILDPAITVHTPEWLFLSTGIRAIDHCVEAICSRETHPYADAQSVKGLAMLADALPRVKADPADLDARMDAQIGTWLSMGALAAGVPMGASHGIGYVLGAAFDVPHGYTSCIMLPAVMRWNARDNAERQMIVAAAMGFPGHAAADVLDAFIRSLGMPRSLADVRVSPEHFDDIAEQAMRTNWIPRNPRKIESAAQVREILLLAA, encoded by the coding sequence GTGCACCAGGGACGTGTCGTTTTCGGCGCGATCGAGGAGGTCGTGTTCGGCCATCCTGCAACTGAGGCCATCGTCGCGCAGATGGACCGGCTGGGAACTCATCGTGCCTTCCTGATGGTGTCGGGCACGCTCAACAGGCAAACCGACGAAATCGAGAAGATCAAGCAGGCCCTGGGCTCCCGCTGCGCCGGCCTGTTCGACGCAATGCCGGCGCATACGCCGCGCGAGGCGGTGATCGCAGCTACCAATGCCGCGCGCGAGGCGGGCGCCGATCTGATCGTCACCGTCGGCGGCGGCTCGATCACCGACGGCGCCAAGGCGGTGCAGCTTTGCCTCGCCAACGGCATCACCGACGTCGACGGCATCGAGCGCATCCGCGTGCATAAGGGCACAGCACCGGAAATGAATGCGCCGACGGTGCGGCAGGTCAGCGTGCCGACCACGATCGCCGGCGGCGAGTTCAGCGCGATCGCGGGCGTCACCGACCGCACTGCGCATATGAAACAGATGCTGCGGCACCCGCTCGCCGTGCCGCGCGCGACCATCCTCGATCCCGCCATCACCGTGCACACGCCGGAATGGCTGTTCCTGTCGACCGGCATCCGCGCCATCGACCATTGCGTCGAGGCGATCTGCTCGCGCGAGACGCATCCTTACGCCGACGCGCAATCGGTGAAGGGCCTCGCCATGCTCGCCGACGCCTTGCCGCGGGTGAAAGCCGACCCCGCCGATCTCGACGCGCGGATGGATGCGCAGATCGGCACCTGGCTGTCGATGGGCGCGCTCGCGGCCGGCGTTCCCATGGGTGCGAGCCACGGCATCGGATACGTGCTGGGCGCGGCCTTCGACGTGCCGCACGGCTACACCTCCTGCATCATGCTGCCTGCGGTGATGCGCTGGAATGCGCGCGACAATGCCGAGCGGCAGATGATCGTCGCCGCCGCCATGGGCTTTCCCGGCCACGCCGCTGCCGACGTGCTCGATGCCTTCATCCGCTCGCTCGGCATGCCGCGCAGCCTCGCGGACGTGCGCGTCTCGCCCGAGCATTTCGATGATATCGCCGAGCAGGCGATGCGCACGAACTGGATCCCGCGCAATCCGCGCAAGATCGAGAGCGCGGCGCAAGTGCGCGAAATCCTGCTTCTCGCCGCGTAG